The Sphingobacterium lactis sequence TCCTATAAAAAGATTGGACAATCGGCCATCCTGGGTTATAGCAGGAGCGGTGCCGATGGAAGCTTCAGCTTGACCCTAGCAGCATCAGGAGTGGACTCCGTCATCCTGGACCTGAACCACCTGAGCTATAAACGGCGGACCCTAACCATCCCGAACCGCAGCGCAACGTATGCTTATATGCTCGAACCGGGGGATGAGCGCCTCAAGGAAATCGTGGTCACCAATAGGCCGATTAGCCAACGCAAGGATACGCTCATCTATCAGGTCGGCGCTTTCACCAATCGGCAGGACCGCGTGATCGCGGATATCATCCGGAAATTGCCGGGCATCGAAATGAATGGCAATCAAATTCTCTATCAGGGCAAGCCCATCCAGAAGTTTAAGGTCAACAACCTGGACCTGATGGAAGGCCGGTACAACATGATCACGAACAACCTGCCTGCGGACGCGGTAAAAAATGTGGAGGTCATCGAAAATGACCAACCCATTCGCATATTGGACAGCATCGAATTCTCCGACCGGGCGACCATCAACCTGGAGTTGAAGGAATTTACCACGACAGGAACTGGGAAAGTGGGCCTGGGCGCCAGCCATTTCCTATGGAACCTCAATCTGACGCCCATGACCTTCGGCAAGAAGATGCAGATGCTCAATTCCATACAGACCAATAACATCGGACATAATGTGGCGTCGGATCTCCAGCCATTCTACAGTGGATCCGGAATGGTCAGTAGAAATCCAGAATTTGGGGACGGCCCTGAATTCATCCATGTCCAGGAAGTCTCCACACCAGGTTTTGATGAGAAAAAATGGCTGAACAACAAAATTTTCCTCGCCAGCTCCAACATCCTCAGAAAATTCACGAATGAAGTGGAACTGAAAGCCAATCTATCGTATTACGACGATAGCCAACGGCAACAGGGCTATACCTCCACCTACCTCTACACCGCGGATGAGACGCTGCATCTGACCGAAGATGTGGATAACCGGTTCCGTATCAATGCTTTTGACGGGGGGCTCCTGGTGGAAAAAAATGCAAAGCAGATTTTTCTGCGGAACAGCCTGCGCTATAGGAAACACTGGAACAGCGATCGTGGGAACCTGATCTTCAATGCTGACCAAACAATACAACAGCAGAAAGCGCATACCGATGAGGCCCTCCAGAATGACCTGAACATTGCCCGATTGTTCGGCAAACAAATGGTCAACTTCAATTCCTCCATTCGTTATCAAAGGACTCCGCAGCGCTTGACCGTGACGCCAGGACAATTCGAGGACCTGATCAATAATGGAAATCCCTATGCAGGGCTCACCCAACGGGTTGATTACACCGGATTCCGCTGGAACAACGGCATTCAGCTCAGCCGTGCGGTAGGCTCCTGGCGATTTACTCCCGGCGTTGAAGTCAACTATGAAAAAAGCAGCCTGAACACGGACATAACCACCGCGACATCTACTGGAAACCAAGCGTTGGAGAAACCCTATATCAATGACATGGACAACAACAGGCTGCATGCTGTCGCCAACCTGGGCATCCAACGCAACTCCGACCGTTGGAAATTCTCCATGGCCCTGCCTTACAATTTCTATGCGTTTGACCTCCAGCAACAGGGAATGAACGTATTGGAAAAGGAAACCCAACACACGTTCAATCCATCGGTGAACCTTAATTTCCTGTTGAACAGCAACCATGATTTCGCGGCAACCGCATCACGAAAGACCAACTTCGCGGGATTCGACAATCTCTATTCTGGCTATCTGCTCACCCAATACCGCAACCTACAGCGGTATGACGCCCGTATTCTGCGTACGATAAACAATGCTTTCAACCTGCAATACAACGTTAAGAACCCACTGAAAGCACGATTTGCCTCCCTGGGTTATGCTTTTACGCTGGCAGAGCGGGACCACACCTTTGCCGCCCAATTGGATGCACTGGGAAGGTCGACCACGACCATCCTTAACCAAGATGGCCAAAACCTACGCCATCAGTTCCAGATTTATGGATCCACCTTTATACGACCACTGAAAACCATACTCAAGCTCTACGGTAACCTTGGCTGGGGCGTTGCAGATTATTACATCAATGGGGAGTACGCAAAATTCAGGGATCAATCCCAAGCAGGAACCTTTGAATTGGTCAGCACCTTCAGTTCAGCTGTGAACACCTCGTATAAGGCTACCGTCGGGAATATCCGCAACAGCATGGCCGGAGGTATGACAAACCATATCTTTTACCACAATCATTTCCTGCATTTGGCCTTCGCACCGGGCGAAACCCACATCTTCAGTATCAGTCCTAGTTTATATGACAACAATACCGAAAGCCAACGGAATCAATTCTTTTTGGATGCCAATTACAGGTATCGGATTAAAAAATGGAAAACGGATATTGACGTGAGTTTTCAGAATATCCTGAACAACAACAGCTACCTACGGCAATTCAATAGCACGTATGAGTTGATCCAATCTTCGTTTACCTTACGTCCGCGGCAGATCCTTATTTCCACGAGCTTTAAATTCTAATGGCCAAAGTTTATTATGGGATAGCACAGTCTATGTTTCATATTAAATTAAGGTAAATTTTAAGGAATTGAAGGCGTTCCCCTACCATTTTCCCCTGCAAATAGCTATTTTTAAATTATTCAAACGATATACACATGGAGAACACGATCTTTTACGAAGGCCAAGTTTTATAGTCACAGATAGATGCCAATGTACACTTGCGCCACTCCGCCTATGCGGATTTCTGTGCGCAGGCACGCAGTAATATGCTGAATAAAATGGGGCTTTCCCTAGAGGAATTCAATCGCCGCAAGATCGGTCCTATTCTGTTCCGGGAGGAGCTCAGCTATTTCCGTGAGATCGGATTGGATGAACGCATTACGGTGACGGTTCAGATCACGAAATTCAATACCGTGAATTCGCGGTTTTCCTTCCGTCATGAGATATTCAAGGAGAATGGTGTCCGTGCGGCATTGGTAACTGTAGATGGGGCTTGGATGAACATCGTGGAACGCAAGCTGACACCGATACCGGAGGAATGGAAAGATTATGTGGCCAAAATTCCAAAGGCTGAGGATTATATCGAAGTTTCGGAATAAGGCCGGTAGAGGTTCCGAATTTTCTTTGTTTTCAGGGATTTTTAAAACCGCATTATTCCCTATCTTTGAGCTATGTTATATATAGTCCCTACCCCTATCGGTAATTTGGAGGATATGACCTTTCGCGCCATCAATGTGCTGAAAGCTGTGGATATCATCCTAGCGGAGGATACCCGAACCAGTGCGCCGATGCTGAAGCACTTTGGCATCGACAAGAAGGTATTTGCCCACCATCAGCATAATGAGCACAAAGCGGTTCAGGAAATCATCCGTTTGCTGAAGGAAGGCAATGACATCGCCCTGATATCCGATGCAGGTACACCGGCCATATCCGACCCTGGATTCCTGTTGGTACGCGAAGCCATCAAAGAAGGGTTGGATGTACAGTGTTTACCTGGAGCGACAGCCTTTGTCCCGGCCTTGGTCAACTCAGGCCTTCCGAACGACAGGTTCTGTTTCGAGGGATTCCTGCCCGTCAAAAAAGGACGGCAGACCCGATTGAAATCACTCGCCGAGGAAAAAAGGACCATGATATTCTACGAATCGCCACACCGTCTGCTGAAATCACTGGAGGAATTCATTCAGGTTTTCGGAGCAGACAGGCAGGCTTCCGTATCGCGGGAGATCAGTAAGATGTTCGAAGAAACGGTGCGGGGCACCCTGGAAGAATTAAAACTGCACTTCGAAACCCACCCTATCAAGGGCGAGTTCGTGTGCTGCGTGGCCGGACAGCCATAATACACCATCAACTTTAAATCCGAATCAATGGAAAATTATCAAATCGACAAATACGTTCAAGATGGGCAGGATCCTAAAGTCGTGGAGAAGATCCACGGAAAGATCCTCGATATGATGACTCCCGGTGAGTCCGTGAATTATATCGCCGTGCAGAAAAAGCCGGCCGTAACCCTATTGCCGGACAGCATTACCGTCAGCAATAAACGCCTTTTTCTCTGTGAATTCACCAAACTGGGACTGGCTACCAATTTCGAGATCTTCAGTTGGCAGGACATCAAGGATATTGCCTTCAAGGAAGAGATCTTCGGTTCCAAGGTGACGGTTATCCCGTTCACCGGAGA is a genomic window containing:
- a CDS encoding TonB-dependent receptor; translated protein: MRIFLGFLILFFLSLPTFAQVQVSGRILDLDQKPISNVSISYKKIGQSAILGYSRSGADGSFSLTLAASGVDSVILDLNHLSYKRRTLTIPNRSATYAYMLEPGDERLKEIVVTNRPISQRKDTLIYQVGAFTNRQDRVIADIIRKLPGIEMNGNQILYQGKPIQKFKVNNLDLMEGRYNMITNNLPADAVKNVEVIENDQPIRILDSIEFSDRATINLELKEFTTTGTGKVGLGASHFLWNLNLTPMTFGKKMQMLNSIQTNNIGHNVASDLQPFYSGSGMVSRNPEFGDGPEFIHVQEVSTPGFDEKKWLNNKIFLASSNILRKFTNEVELKANLSYYDDSQRQQGYTSTYLYTADETLHLTEDVDNRFRINAFDGGLLVEKNAKQIFLRNSLRYRKHWNSDRGNLIFNADQTIQQQKAHTDEALQNDLNIARLFGKQMVNFNSSIRYQRTPQRLTVTPGQFEDLINNGNPYAGLTQRVDYTGFRWNNGIQLSRAVGSWRFTPGVEVNYEKSSLNTDITTATSTGNQALEKPYINDMDNNRLHAVANLGIQRNSDRWKFSMALPYNFYAFDLQQQGMNVLEKETQHTFNPSVNLNFLLNSNHDFAATASRKTNFAGFDNLYSGYLLTQYRNLQRYDARILRTINNAFNLQYNVKNPLKARFASLGYAFTLAERDHTFAAQLDALGRSTTTILNQDGQNLRHQFQIYGSTFIRPLKTILKLYGNLGWGVADYYINGEYAKFRDQSQAGTFELVSTFSSAVNTSYKATVGNIRNSMAGGMTNHIFYHNHFLHLAFAPGETHIFSISPSLYDNNTESQRNQFFLDANYRYRIKKWKTDIDVSFQNILNNNSYLRQFNSTYELIQSSFTLRPRQILISTSFKF
- a CDS encoding acyl-CoA thioesterase yields the protein MDANVHLRHSAYADFCAQARSNMLNKMGLSLEEFNRRKIGPILFREELSYFREIGLDERITVTVQITKFNTVNSRFSFRHEIFKENGVRAALVTVDGAWMNIVERKLTPIPEEWKDYVAKIPKAEDYIEVSE
- the rsmI gene encoding 16S rRNA (cytidine(1402)-2'-O)-methyltransferase; translated protein: MLYIVPTPIGNLEDMTFRAINVLKAVDIILAEDTRTSAPMLKHFGIDKKVFAHHQHNEHKAVQEIIRLLKEGNDIALISDAGTPAISDPGFLLVREAIKEGLDVQCLPGATAFVPALVNSGLPNDRFCFEGFLPVKKGRQTRLKSLAEEKRTMIFYESPHRLLKSLEEFIQVFGADRQASVSREISKMFEETVRGTLEELKLHFETHPIKGEFVCCVAGQP